One genomic region from Leptolyngbyaceae cyanobacterium JSC-12 encodes:
- a CDS encoding signal transduction histidine kinase (IMG reference gene:2510098665~PFAM: Histidine kinase-, DNA gyrase B-, and HSP90-like ATPase; Response regulator receiver domain; His Kinase A (phosphoacceptor) domain), giving the protein MFRILVVDDDVVDRLSVKRALTKAGTEFELAEANNCAEAIAIVQEFPFDCIFLDYCLPDGDGLSLIQQVRQLGISIPLIVLTGQGDEQIAVDLMKAGATDYLAKSRISPERLLQIVHSAVRVYQAEREVERTNQRLRETNELLLRKNQELEIQRQQIHLQNLKLLENSRLKSQFLATMSHELRTPLNVIIGFSQLLLRPTKGIVDPHQRDIIERILNNGKHLLTLLNEILDFSKLEAGGLEINPKNFHLEKIIKTTVAEVSPLADEKQLSLEIRYSLSNSEILNDPERLRQILTNLLSNAVKFTSQGKVWVDVTEATPNIIEIAVGDTGIGIALPDIDCIFEPFRQLDQTISRKHPGTGLGLAITKSLVQMMHGEITVESQLGQGSVFRVRFPRSIALQDLSETMSLYSP; this is encoded by the coding sequence ATGTTTAGGATTTTGGTTGTTGATGATGACGTTGTTGATCGGTTATCGGTCAAACGAGCTTTAACAAAGGCAGGAACGGAGTTTGAGCTGGCTGAAGCAAACAACTGCGCTGAAGCGATCGCCATTGTTCAGGAATTCCCTTTCGACTGTATTTTCTTAGACTACTGCTTACCTGATGGAGATGGGCTTTCTCTCATTCAGCAGGTTCGCCAACTTGGGATTAGTATTCCCTTAATCGTACTGACAGGGCAAGGAGATGAGCAAATTGCTGTTGATTTGATGAAAGCTGGAGCAACAGATTATTTGGCAAAATCTCGCATTTCGCCAGAACGCTTACTCCAAATAGTTCACAGTGCCGTTCGAGTGTATCAAGCAGAACGAGAAGTGGAGCGAACCAACCAGCGATTAAGAGAAACAAATGAGTTATTACTTCGTAAAAATCAAGAATTAGAAATTCAACGGCAACAGATCCACCTGCAAAACCTAAAACTGTTAGAAAACTCGCGTTTAAAGTCTCAATTTCTAGCAACAATGTCTCATGAGTTACGAACGCCATTAAATGTCATTATTGGATTTTCTCAGTTATTGCTACGTCCCACAAAAGGGATTGTTGATCCGCACCAAAGAGACATCATTGAGCGAATTCTAAATAATGGAAAGCATTTGCTGACGTTACTTAATGAAATCTTGGATTTCTCTAAACTTGAAGCTGGGGGATTGGAAATTAACCCAAAAAACTTCCATTTAGAAAAAATTATTAAAACAACGGTGGCTGAAGTCAGCCCCCTGGCTGATGAAAAACAATTAAGTTTGGAAATTAGATACTCTTTAAGTAATTCTGAGATTCTGAACGATCCTGAACGATTACGACAAATTTTGACAAACCTACTCTCAAATGCTGTCAAATTTACATCTCAAGGGAAAGTTTGGGTGGATGTTACAGAGGCAACCCCAAACATCATAGAGATTGCTGTTGGTGATACAGGAATTGGCATTGCTCTGCCAGATATCGATTGCATTTTTGAACCATTTCGGCAACTTGATCAAACAATTTCACGCAAGCATCCTGGTACTGGCTTAGGATTAGCTATTACTAAGTCTTTAGTGCAGATGATGCATGGTGAGATCACGGTTGAAAGCCAGCTTGGTCAAGGGTCTGTTTTTCGAGTCAGGTTTCCTCGTTCCATCGCATTGCAAGATCTATCCGAAACGATGTCTCTTTACTCTCCTTAA
- a CDS encoding hypothetical protein (IMG reference gene:2510098666~PFAM: Alpha/beta hydrolase of unknown function (DUF900)) has protein sequence MLFATNRALKEGPTPVKPDGSYRLPRPINFNLENNQAEQAIYFCRRISSNNYVEIGNQAFFTELKNSSAKQIVLFLHGYSALPEPAIFPTASNLQALFDRKANGDILVVPLIWPCDSDIGAIQDYFDDQIAADASDIAYARMFEKFLSWRERNSTLEEPCTKPINLLAHSMGNRVLRGAIARTIEYFQPRGFPMIFRNTFMVAADVSNNTLDFGQAGEYIAHGSRNVIVYFAADDLAMRASKVANMSITARRLGHTGPERIVNVPRNVFALDCADFNNVYDNPIGHGYFLTDPSGNPGLLFDHMWECIVRGRVPMQNTNTRVQILRNRFWV, from the coding sequence ATGTTGTTTGCAACTAACCGCGCTTTAAAGGAAGGGCCAACTCCTGTTAAACCAGATGGCTCTTATAGGTTGCCACGCCCAATCAATTTCAATCTTGAAAACAACCAGGCAGAACAAGCAATCTATTTCTGTCGTCGCATTAGTTCAAATAACTATGTAGAGATTGGCAATCAGGCATTTTTCACTGAACTAAAAAACTCCAGCGCTAAACAAATTGTGCTATTTCTGCATGGGTATTCTGCTTTACCAGAGCCAGCTATTTTCCCGACGGCTAGTAATTTGCAGGCACTTTTTGACCGCAAAGCGAATGGCGACATTCTGGTAGTACCACTGATTTGGCCTTGCGATTCAGACATTGGAGCCATTCAGGATTATTTTGATGACCAAATCGCTGCTGATGCGAGTGACATTGCTTATGCCCGCATGTTTGAGAAGTTTTTGAGTTGGCGAGAAAGGAACAGCACGTTGGAGGAACCTTGCACAAAACCAATCAACTTACTGGCACACTCCATGGGTAACCGCGTACTCCGAGGCGCGATCGCTCGCACTATCGAGTATTTTCAACCACGAGGCTTTCCGATGATTTTCCGTAACACTTTCATGGTAGCTGCCGACGTTTCCAACAACACCCTCGACTTTGGGCAAGCAGGAGAATACATTGCTCATGGTTCTCGGAATGTCATTGTTTACTTTGCCGCCGACGATCTCGCCATGCGAGCCAGCAAAGTCGCCAATATGAGTATCACTGCTCGTCGTCTGGGACATACTGGACCTGAACGAATTGTTAATGTACCGCGTAACGTCTTTGCTCTGGATTGTGCAGACTTCAACAATGTGTACGATAACCCGATTGGGCACGGCTATTTTTTAACTGACCCATCTGGCAACCCTGGTTTGTTATTCGACCATATGTGGGAATGCATCGTCCGAGGCAGAGTTCCCATGCAAAACACGAACACTCGCGTTCAGATTCTGCGGAATCGATTTTGGGTTTGA
- a CDS encoding hypothetical protein (IMG reference gene:2510098667) produces MSSDQPLKRIFICGSALQGQPDHANLQFVNFVGTAKTCPYYRIHSAGNGWHPAIYEVNEGGISIPGEVYEQTQEQFDALCANEPPHMYPADIVLENGEVLTAFFYPRDLVEQNALPDISDYGGWAAYKASISQSRD; encoded by the coding sequence ATGAGTTCTGATCAGCCATTGAAACGCATTTTCATTTGTGGATCAGCCTTACAAGGCCAACCTGACCACGCCAATCTACAATTTGTCAATTTTGTTGGAACTGCTAAAACCTGTCCCTACTATCGCATCCACTCTGCGGGCAACGGTTGGCATCCTGCCATTTATGAAGTCAATGAGGGGGGTATTTCTATTCCGGGAGAAGTATATGAACAAACCCAGGAACAGTTTGATGCGCTCTGTGCTAATGAACCTCCGCATATGTACCCAGCCGATATTGTGTTGGAAAATGGCGAGGTTTTGACAGCATTCTTTTATCCACGTGATTTAGTTGAGCAAAATGCTCTGCCGGATATCTCCGATTACGGCGGCTGGGCAGCTTACAAAGCGAGTATTAGTCAATCAAGGGATTGA
- a CDS encoding glutathione S-transferase (IMG reference gene:2510098668~PFAM: Glutathione S-transferase, N-terminal domain), with protein sequence MIELYQFEMSHYSEKIRLILDYKGLEYRKVEVTPGLGQLELMRISGQRQVPVLKDDTEVIADSTAIAEYLDKKYPEKPVIPSEPKLRGLCLLIEQWADESIGLNARKCLVGTLGQDQDFRTSVLPSNTPDLLKNLIGAVPGDFFNVLGFGIGFGPDTIKAAKDTMKRDLASLCFILSEQPYLVTNQPTLADFAVAGLTMYVKFPSGNYLNIPAALKNKGVPGIADVGIFEPFFAWRDELYTRYRKPLTTSGFTDSTPTSINIE encoded by the coding sequence ATGATAGAGCTTTACCAATTTGAAATGTCCCATTATTCCGAGAAAATTCGGCTAATTTTAGACTATAAAGGATTAGAGTATCGCAAGGTCGAAGTGACTCCTGGCTTGGGGCAACTGGAACTGATGCGGATATCGGGGCAGCGACAGGTTCCTGTATTAAAAGATGATACTGAGGTGATTGCTGATTCAACAGCGATCGCGGAATATCTAGACAAAAAATATCCAGAGAAACCAGTTATTCCCAGTGAGCCAAAGTTGCGAGGATTATGCCTCTTGATTGAACAGTGGGCAGATGAGTCGATTGGGCTAAACGCTCGCAAATGTCTGGTTGGAACGTTAGGACAGGATCAAGATTTCCGGACATCCGTCCTCCCCTCGAACACACCAGATTTGCTGAAGAACCTGATTGGGGCGGTTCCTGGTGACTTCTTCAATGTCCTTGGGTTTGGCATCGGCTTTGGTCCAGATACTATAAAAGCTGCGAAAGACACCATGAAACGGGATTTGGCCTCATTATGTTTCATCTTGTCAGAGCAGCCCTATCTGGTAACCAATCAGCCGACGCTGGCAGATTTTGCAGTCGCAGGTTTGACGATGTATGTCAAATTTCCATCGGGAAATTACTTAAACATTCCAGCCGCTCTCAAAAATAAAGGAGTCCCTGGAATTGCTGATGTTGGTATTTTTGAGCCGTTCTTTGCCTGGCGGGATGAATTATATACTCGCTATCGTAAACCTTTAACGACTTCAGGTTTCACAGACTCCACTCCAACTTCTATCAATATTGAGTAG
- a CDS encoding molybdopterin converting factor, small subunit (IMG reference gene:2510098669~PFAM: ThiS family~TIGRFAM: molybdopterin converting factor, subunit 1, non-archaeal) produces the protein MVEPMITITVKLFAAYQEAYGVSELTLEVPDNTVVAAIRDRLIAAHPELEGWRKITRFGVNLEEVAPETPLHNGDEVVLIPPVSGG, from the coding sequence ATGGTTGAACCAATGATCACTATCACAGTTAAACTGTTTGCGGCTTACCAGGAAGCTTATGGAGTGTCAGAGCTAACGTTAGAAGTACCAGATAATACTGTAGTTGCAGCGATTCGCGATCGCTTAATTGCAGCCCATCCAGAACTAGAAGGCTGGCGAAAAATTACTCGATTTGGTGTCAACCTAGAGGAAGTTGCCCCTGAAACCCCTTTACACAATGGAGACGAAGTGGTTTTGATTCCTCCAGTCAGTGGCGGTTAA
- a CDS encoding PA14 domain-containing protein (IMG reference gene:2510098670~PFAM: PA14 domain) has product MPSTTDVLDFSTNLPYPAVQPSPDTFDSLTTFSLLTLNHRSSAPFVGTGNGLLAEYYTGRNFDTFKFQRTDATVNFDWGAGSPDISIEVNDFTVRWRGKVQAQYSEVYTFYTQSDDGVRLWVNGQEIIDKWLDQPITEHQGTIVLQAGQLYDIQLEYYERGGDAVSKLMWSSQSQAKEIIPQSQLYSCGHPLLVEFVNGLRGDYFNGMNFETLQVSRTDAIVDFNWGTQAPAPSVQADQFSVRWTGYIEPTQSDIYTFYTWTDDGVRLWVNHQLIIDNWTNHPPTEDQGAIALQAGQKYEIKLEYFENAIGAVAQLLWSTPTLPKQVIPNSQLFSRPLPDAGNPALIPLPGEQPVEIGTPLPIYGNKTTIGVNLSGVNDWSTQWPFVDVFKSSRPWISQRQGAGWGQGGELNLTPDGWIASLEPGQHAETVILNNAYFPGGNYTLFYEGEGKLEFAFNNARIIEHTPGKMIVDVTPDGEGVFLRITETNPNNPLRNIRFVMPGFEDTYETQPFHPLFLERIEKFGTLRFMDWGGTNNSNQMHWTDRATPHISTQAGEKGVALEYMIQLANTLKINPWFTIPAKATDDYVRQFATMVRDRLDPSLKAYVEYSNEVWNTMFTQTGYATQQGLERGLDENGFTAAIRFYSERAVEIFKIWEDVFGASMSDRVVRVLAGQAANPWTGEEMMRWKNAYKYTDAYAIAPYFDGFGDSDHDGWSDLNDPDLVDQTMNMTVDQIIDNLLYEIPTEIKRILDSNYNIATRRFGLDLLAYEGGTHLTSYQFSPDKQPTMTKLFIAVNSHERMRDVYREYLRQWQSSGGALFNQFVDVAISSKWGHWGALEYQNQDITSAPKYLGLMDFIDSLA; this is encoded by the coding sequence ATGCCCAGTACAACTGATGTTTTAGATTTTTCTACAAACCTTCCCTACCCTGCTGTACAGCCATCCCCAGATACGTTTGATAGCCTGACCACGTTCAGTCTGCTAACCCTAAATCACAGGAGTTCTGCTCCATTTGTTGGTACTGGAAATGGATTATTGGCTGAGTACTACACAGGTAGAAATTTTGACACCTTCAAGTTCCAACGAACAGATGCAACTGTGAATTTTGATTGGGGTGCCGGTTCCCCGGATATATCGATTGAGGTCAACGATTTTACTGTTCGTTGGCGAGGAAAGGTGCAAGCTCAGTATTCCGAAGTTTATACCTTCTATACGCAATCAGATGATGGAGTACGGTTGTGGGTCAATGGCCAAGAAATTATTGACAAATGGCTAGATCAGCCTATAACTGAGCATCAAGGCACCATCGTTTTGCAAGCAGGGCAACTTTACGACATTCAACTGGAATATTACGAACGGGGCGGCGATGCAGTTTCTAAGCTGATGTGGTCTAGCCAAAGCCAGGCAAAAGAAATCATTCCTCAAAGCCAACTCTATTCCTGCGGGCACCCACTGTTGGTGGAGTTCGTGAACGGGTTGCGGGGAGACTATTTCAACGGCATGAACTTTGAAACGTTGCAAGTGTCTCGAACGGATGCAATAGTTGACTTCAACTGGGGAACTCAAGCCCCTGCCCCATCGGTGCAAGCGGATCAATTTTCAGTTCGCTGGACTGGATACATTGAACCAACCCAGTCTGATATCTACACTTTTTATACATGGACTGATGACGGTGTCAGGCTGTGGGTCAATCATCAGTTGATTATTGATAACTGGACAAATCATCCACCGACCGAAGACCAAGGGGCGATCGCCCTGCAAGCTGGGCAGAAATATGAAATTAAGCTGGAATACTTTGAAAATGCCATCGGAGCAGTTGCCCAACTTTTGTGGTCAACACCAACTCTGCCGAAACAGGTGATCCCCAATAGCCAACTCTTTTCCCGTCCTTTGCCAGACGCAGGCAATCCCGCCCTTATCCCCCTGCCAGGAGAACAACCAGTTGAGATTGGTACTCCCCTACCGATCTACGGCAACAAAACAACGATTGGTGTCAACTTATCTGGGGTGAATGATTGGTCAACACAGTGGCCCTTTGTGGACGTGTTCAAATCATCGCGCCCCTGGATTTCTCAACGGCAGGGAGCAGGCTGGGGGCAGGGAGGAGAGCTCAACCTCACACCCGATGGCTGGATCGCCTCTCTCGAACCGGGACAACACGCCGAAACGGTAATACTGAACAATGCTTACTTTCCAGGCGGGAATTATACACTGTTTTATGAGGGTGAAGGTAAGCTGGAGTTTGCTTTTAACAATGCGAGGATTATTGAACACACTCCTGGCAAGATGATAGTTGATGTCACACCCGATGGCGAAGGCGTTTTCCTGCGAATTACAGAGACGAACCCCAACAACCCACTTCGGAACATTCGGTTTGTGATGCCAGGGTTTGAAGATACCTATGAAACACAACCATTCCATCCTCTGTTTCTAGAACGCATCGAAAAATTTGGCACATTGCGATTTATGGATTGGGGGGGGACAAATAACTCTAACCAAATGCATTGGACAGATCGAGCAACGCCTCATATTTCAACCCAGGCAGGTGAGAAAGGGGTGGCGTTAGAGTACATGATCCAACTGGCTAACACGTTGAAAATTAATCCCTGGTTTACCATTCCGGCGAAAGCTACAGATGATTACGTGCGCCAGTTTGCCACGATGGTGCGCGATCGCCTTGATCCCTCCCTTAAAGCCTATGTTGAGTATTCCAATGAAGTCTGGAATACGATGTTTACCCAAACTGGGTACGCAACTCAACAAGGCTTGGAACGAGGTTTGGACGAAAATGGCTTCACCGCTGCCATTCGCTTTTATTCCGAACGGGCAGTTGAAATTTTCAAAATTTGGGAAGATGTTTTTGGGGCAAGCATGAGCGATCGCGTAGTGCGGGTACTTGCTGGCCAAGCTGCCAATCCCTGGACTGGCGAAGAGATGATGCGGTGGAAAAATGCTTACAAATACACCGATGCTTACGCGATCGCCCCTTATTTTGATGGCTTTGGAGACAGCGACCACGATGGCTGGAGCGACCTCAACGACCCAGACCTTGTAGACCAAACTATGAACATGACGGTTGATCAAATCATCGACAACCTCCTGTACGAAATTCCTACCGAAATTAAACGCATTCTGGACAGCAACTACAACATTGCCACCCGGCGCTTTGGATTAGATCTGCTCGCTTATGAAGGTGGCACACACCTCACCAGCTACCAATTCTCCCCAGATAAACAACCTACAATGACCAAACTATTTATCGCCGTAAACTCGCATGAACGAATGCGGGATGTTTACAGAGAATACCTCAGGCAATGGCAAAGTAGCGGCGGCGCGTTGTTTAACCAGTTTGTTGATGTTGCCATCTCATCCAAATGGGGGCACTGGGGAGCGCTGGAATATCAAAACCAGGACATTACCTCAGCCCCCAAGTACTTAGGATTGATGGATTTTATTGATTCACTTGCATAA
- a CDS encoding response regulator containing a CheY-like receiver domain and a GGDEF domain (IMG reference gene:2510098671~PFAM: Histidine kinase-, DNA gyrase B-, and HSP90-like ATPase; Response regulator receiver domain; His Kinase A (phosphoacceptor) domain), with protein sequence MGTPSTEAKAILLVDDNPTNLGILVKSLSDAGYRVRVAQDGESAIEQTTYAKPDLILLDVMMPGIDGFETCHRLKAIAETRDIPVIFMTALSEVFDKVQGFQAGAVDYITKPFEIEEVLVRVRTHLAIQTLQNQLIAQNQQLQAEIRERQKAQEAVQVFLHAVSHDLRNPVTGGLMVLKSLLEEAASNNGIAHVSQSILQRMIQSHDRQLALINSLLETHSNDVVGISLQPQAVNLHQLVEQLTDAWQPMLSRDNATLENHLSTSLPPVYADPNQLYRVYENLIANALKHNPPGLTLTLNAELINVQSSTHGNPDIGQKLHQPMVRCTVQDSGAGIASEQMTDMFELYKRGDHARRTVGLGLGLYLCRQIITAHGGDIGVDSQLGHGSTFWFTLPTFDSAAKVVKL encoded by the coding sequence ATGGGAACACCTTCAACTGAAGCAAAAGCAATTTTATTGGTGGATGATAACCCCACCAATTTAGGCATCCTGGTTAAATCGTTGAGTGATGCTGGTTACAGAGTGCGGGTTGCGCAAGATGGGGAAAGCGCAATCGAACAAACCACCTATGCTAAACCAGATTTGATTTTACTCGACGTGATGATGCCAGGGATTGATGGCTTCGAAACCTGTCATCGTCTCAAGGCGATCGCAGAAACTAGAGATATTCCAGTCATTTTCATGACCGCCCTTTCAGAAGTGTTTGATAAAGTCCAGGGTTTTCAAGCTGGAGCCGTTGATTACATTACCAAACCCTTTGAGATCGAAGAAGTTCTAGTGCGGGTGCGAACCCATCTAGCAATTCAAACCCTGCAAAACCAACTAATTGCCCAAAATCAACAGCTTCAAGCCGAAATCCGTGAACGCCAGAAAGCGCAGGAAGCTGTTCAAGTTTTCTTGCACGCGGTTTCCCATGATCTCCGCAATCCAGTAACTGGTGGGCTTATGGTGCTCAAAAGTTTATTAGAAGAAGCGGCATCAAACAATGGCATAGCCCATGTTTCGCAATCCATCCTGCAGCGCATGATTCAAAGTCACGATCGCCAATTGGCATTGATTAACTCGTTACTGGAAACCCATTCCAATGACGTCGTTGGGATATCGCTGCAACCTCAAGCCGTTAATCTTCATCAACTTGTAGAACAACTTACAGATGCCTGGCAACCAATGCTAAGTAGAGATAATGCAACCCTAGAAAACCATCTGTCTACAAGCTTGCCACCGGTCTATGCAGATCCAAACCAGTTATACCGTGTTTACGAAAATCTGATTGCCAATGCACTCAAACACAATCCCCCTGGCTTAACCCTAACGCTGAATGCAGAACTCATTAATGTGCAGTCATCTACTCATGGCAACCCTGACATTGGACAAAAGCTTCATCAGCCGATGGTACGCTGCACAGTACAAGATAGTGGTGCTGGCATTGCTTCAGAACAAATGACGGACATGTTCGAGCTTTACAAACGGGGAGACCATGCCCGCCGCACAGTAGGCTTAGGGTTAGGACTCTACCTCTGTCGCCAGATCATTACAGCTCACGGTGGAGATATTGGCGTTGATAGCCAATTGGGGCACGGTTCAACCTTCTGGTTTACACTCCCTACCTTTGACAGTGCCGCTAAAGTCGTTAAGCTGTAA
- a CDS encoding response regulator containing a CheY-like receiver domain and an HTH DNA-binding domain (IMG reference gene:2510098672~PFAM: Response regulator receiver domain; Bacterial regulatory proteins, luxR family) has protein sequence MHCSLTFLQDNHTLYIEATIAMETPLRILIVEDDPMIQLGLERILSSQPRFQIVEIVEDGYLGVKAALKHKPDLIIMDIGLPRKDGIEATDEIKKQTPDVRIVMLTSHTDKTEVLAALASGADAYCVKGASIDQMLAAIAAAEAGAAYLDPQVARSVLESLRPHTPEVSVGHLTEREMDVLKLLVEGKNNTEIGEALYLSPNTIKTHVRGIMNKLAVDDRVQAAVVALRAGLV, from the coding sequence ATGCATTGCTCCCTGACCTTCCTGCAGGACAACCACACACTCTACATCGAAGCCACAATTGCCATGGAAACGCCTCTAAGAATCTTAATTGTTGAAGATGATCCAATGATTCAACTCGGGTTAGAGCGAATCCTATCGTCTCAACCTCGATTTCAAATCGTAGAAATTGTTGAAGATGGGTACCTAGGCGTTAAAGCAGCTTTGAAACACAAGCCAGATCTGATCATTATGGACATTGGCTTACCGCGGAAAGATGGGATCGAAGCTACTGACGAAATCAAAAAGCAGACCCCTGATGTGCGTATTGTTATGCTGACTTCGCATACTGACAAGACAGAAGTGCTGGCAGCACTCGCCAGTGGAGCCGATGCCTATTGCGTTAAAGGTGCCAGTATTGACCAGATGCTAGCCGCGATCGCTGCCGCAGAAGCTGGTGCAGCCTACCTAGATCCACAAGTGGCACGGTCTGTACTAGAAAGCCTTAGGCCACACACACCTGAGGTAAGCGTTGGACACCTCACCGAGCGCGAAATGGATGTACTAAAGTTACTCGTGGAAGGCAAAAACAATACCGAAATTGGCGAAGCACTTTACCTTAGCCCCAACACGATTAAAACTCATGTTCGAGGGATTATGAATAAGTTAGCAGTGGATGATCGAGTGCAGGCGGCCGTCGTAGCGCTACGGGCGGGGCTGGTTTGA
- a CDS encoding hypothetical protein (IMG reference gene:2510098673), giving the protein MFAPIVVVFRRLMGDAKFVRLRGQAIALHAQVITKFCDQFGIDRTQRQNMIRLARDNGKKLGLLA; this is encoded by the coding sequence ATGTTTGCACCGATTGTTGTTGTATTTCGTCGTTTGATGGGAGACGCTAAGTTTGTGCGCTTGCGGGGTCAGGCGATCGCGCTCCATGCTCAAGTCATTACCAAATTTTGCGATCAGTTCGGAATCGATCGCACCCAACGTCAAAACATGATTCGCTTGGCACGGGATAATGGCAAGAAATTGGGATTATTAGCTTAG
- a CDS encoding hypothetical protein (IMG reference gene:2510098674) has translation MRTINEEGLLNNYASEPAIYYAEFPSEYQQRQYLWQGAVATLFVAALVLTAISVG, from the coding sequence ATGAGAACGATCAACGAAGAAGGACTGCTCAATAACTACGCGTCTGAGCCAGCTATCTACTACGCCGAGTTTCCTTCCGAATATCAGCAACGTCAGTACTTATGGCAGGGTGCCGTTGCCACTTTGTTTGTTGCCGCTCTGGTTTTGACTGCTATTTCGGTTGGCTAA
- a CDS encoding shikimate dehydrogenase (IMG reference gene:2510098675~PFAM: Shikimate dehydrogenase substrate binding domain; Shikimate / quinate 5-dehydrogenase~TIGRFAM: shikimate 5-dehydrogenase), which produces MITGTTKLLGVVGHPIEHSLSPIMHNAAIAQLGVDYVYLPFPVKPEDLSQALAGFAAIGVQGFNVTIPHKQSIMRLLSDISPLAQAVGAVNTVWRSETGWHGTNTDVAGFLAPLRSLRADWSQTEVLILGIGGAARAVVAGCAELGCTRVRVVGRDRAKLEQFQHSWAHSPIMVNLQTHLWEALPSLLPMAGLIVNTTPIGMFPNVDQSPISLEYILHLQPGTIAYDLIYTPSPTRFLQYAAEHGAITLDGLEMLVQQGAAALELWLQESVPVDVMRRSLRQHLKQ; this is translated from the coding sequence GTGATTACTGGAACGACTAAACTTCTGGGAGTGGTTGGACATCCCATCGAGCATTCTCTATCGCCCATCATGCACAATGCAGCGATCGCGCAGTTGGGTGTGGATTATGTTTACTTACCATTTCCTGTCAAACCGGAAGATCTCAGTCAAGCATTGGCTGGATTTGCGGCAATTGGAGTGCAGGGGTTTAACGTCACCATTCCCCACAAACAAAGCATTATGCGCCTGTTATCCGATATTTCGCCGCTGGCACAGGCAGTTGGGGCAGTGAATACGGTATGGCGCAGCGAAACTGGATGGCACGGGACTAACACAGATGTCGCAGGCTTTCTAGCTCCTTTGCGATCGCTGAGAGCAGACTGGAGTCAGACAGAAGTCCTGATTTTGGGAATTGGCGGCGCGGCGCGGGCAGTGGTTGCTGGATGTGCGGAATTGGGGTGTACCAGGGTACGGGTAGTGGGGCGCGATCGCGCCAAATTAGAGCAGTTTCAACACAGTTGGGCGCATTCTCCAATAATGGTTAATTTACAAACGCACCTGTGGGAAGCATTACCGAGTTTACTGCCAATGGCTGGGCTAATTGTTAACACAACTCCGATTGGGATGTTTCCCAACGTGGATCAATCCCCGATTTCCCTGGAGTACATATTGCATCTACAACCTGGCACAATTGCCTACGACCTAATTTACACGCCCAGCCCTACACGGTTTTTGCAGTATGCTGCTGAGCATGGGGCGATTACTCTGGATGGTCTAGAAATGCTGGTACAGCAGGGGGCAGCAGCTTTAGAACTCTGGCTACAAGAGTCAGTTCCTGTGGATGTAATGCGGCGATCGCTGCGACAACACCTCAAACAGTAG